The Terriglobus roseus region GCTCCGCGAAGTGGAACGGCATGAAGACCTGTCCGGGCGCGACAATCCCGGTGATTCGCAGCTCGATGCCCTCCACTCGCGCTCGACGAGACACCAAAGCGATCCGGTCGTGCTGACGCAACGAAAGACGATCCGCATCGATCGGATTCATCTCTAACCACGCGTTGGGAACCATCCGGTCAAGCTGAGGAACAGCGCCCGTCTTGGTACGCGTATGCCAGTGCTCCACCGTACGTCCTGTATTCAGGATGAAATCGAATTCCTTATCCGGTTGCTCAGAGAATGGCAAGCACGGAACACAATGCAATTTTGCGCGTCCACCGTCATACGGAAATACGCCGTCGCGATAGAGACTCGTACCACCCCACTGTGCGCCGCCTTGTTCTTCCAACTGGGCCCAGGTGAATGCACTGTAATCGCATAAACGTCCTGCTGATACACGCTGCCATTCCAGCCACGCATCGTGCGAAGAGATCCATCCGGAAAACAACCTCTCGCGAACACCAAGCCGCTCCGCGATGGAAAGAAAAATATCGAAGTCCGAACGTGCCTCTCCCGGAGGGGCAACGAACGCGTTCACCTTGCTGACACGACGCTCCGAGTTGGTGTAGGTTCCTTCCTTCTCGCCCCAGATCGCAGCAGGCAGTACCAGGTCGGCATAATCCATGGTGGGAGTTGGATAGAAGCCATCCTGCACCACAACAAACTCTGCCGTAGACAATGCCTGGGTCAGCAGCTTTACATTCGGGAAACTCACAACCGGGTTTGTCGCGATGAACCATAGGGCACGGACACGCTTATCGAGCGCGGCCTCAATAATGTCTGGATAGGCAAGTCCGCGCGACTTGGGCAGTTCCTCTTCGTCGATATTCCACAGTACCGCGAGTTCCGCGCGATCCTTTGCGCTATCGAATTTGCGATATCCCGGCATACCAGAAGTAAAGCCACTCTCTCGCGTTCCCATCGCGTTGCACTGTCCTGTAATGGAAAAAGGAGCAGATCCCAATTGCCCAATTTTTCCCGTGAGGAGTGCGAGATTGTTGATCGCTGCAACCGTGACCGATCCTTGCGTGGAATGATTCACTCCCATCGTCCATCCGATGAAAGCGGAAGACGCAGTTCCATACAAGAAAGCGATATTCTCAATCGTCTCCACGGTAAGCCCGGTCGTTCTTGCGACCGTCTCCGGAGTGAACTCGGCAACAAAGCGCCGCAACTCGTCCAGGCCTTCAGTGTGACTCTCAAGAAAGGCCTCATCAATCATGCCGTCGCGCAGAAGAATGTGCGCAATGCCATTCAACAACGCGATGTCCGAACGAGGTTTGACCGGTAGATGAATGTCGGCCATCATCGCCGTTTTGGTCACGCGAGGGTCGGCAACAATCAGAACCTGGCCCGGCCTCTTGCGGAGACGGTTGCACAGAATCGGATGATTGTCCGCGATGTTAGAACCAACAAGGAGAACGACGTCTGCATGTTCCATGTCGGCATAGGAACCGGGCGGTCCATCAGAACCAAAACTGAGTTTGTAGCCCGATACTGCGGATGACATACACAGTGTGGTGTTGCCGTCGTAGTTCCGGCTGCGAAAACCGAGTTGAACTAGCTTGCCGAGCGTGAAGAACTCTTCCGTGAGCAATTGCCCCGTTCCGATCACGCCAAGTGTGTCGGAACCATACGTCCGCTGCAGCCCCGTAATACGTGCCACCATGACGTCCAGCGCTTCGTCCCACGAGATGGGTTCAAGCGGCGATCCTTTTCCACCTCGTCGCAGCAATGGCACACGAGCTCGACCCGGTGTATCAATCATCTGGTGTTCACTCAGCCCTTTAGGGCAAAGCTTGCCAAGATTGACAGGATGATCAGGATTGCCGCGCACCGCCACTGCCTTGCCATCCCGAGTTCCCACCAGCATCCCGCAACCGACAGAACAGTAGCCACAAGTTGTCTTCGTCCACTGGTCAGCAACGCGGGATTCTGAGATATGTCCGAAAACTGGATCGTTTCCATAGGCATATTTCTTCTTCGCGGTGTCTAGTCCCAGCGCTCTCATCACTCGCTGCGAAATCTTCATGCGACCTCCGCGCGGCTGCCGATGAAGGTGAGGCCCATGCTAAGCGGCACAACAGACACAAAGAAGAGGTATCTGCCGATCACGACGGTTACTGTGCCTGCAAACAGCGCAAGCCAAGGCAACGGAGCATATGCGAATAGGACCGACGCTCCTGCACTTAGGAATGCCAGAGCTACCCAATAGACGAGCTGCTCACCACGTAGCAGGTTGTAGCTGGCGCGCCTCTCAAACAGGTTTGCGGAACGAAGCCGAGCAATACGGATCGATTGATTTAATCCCCACAACACAGCAAAGACCAAAACCAGGTTGCGGTGAAGCACGAATCCCCTTGTCATTACATCTGCGACAAGACTGCCGAGATAGGCAGCGGAAACGAGAAAATCAACGGGCGTATGGATCGTGTTCCACGAGGGTCTTGCTTTCACAAGATAGAGCGCGGCGCTAGCAAGCGTGCCGCACATTCCAAGCAATATGCCGCAATAAGCAAGCGGAGTTATGGCCCACTGGAATTCTCGAAGCCACGCTGCGGCTGCACATGCAGTCACACTGCCGTAGAAGAGACCGAAACACAAGACTTCGCGGCTAAGCCAGGAACGCCGCCACATGCGGATTGCGCGCCATGCATATGCAGGCCTCCCCAGATGAAACACGGAAACATTCAACGCGAATGTTGTCAGCAGCCAAAGAGATGTCAGAACCGCTGCGCTTAGTTCATGAGCCAGCGTCATGACGGCAAGTGCTCCAAAGGACGCCTGCATCACCGTCGTCATCGCTATCAAGGATGGATGCGCATGCTCGAGGTGAATCGAGCCTGTATCTACGCGCTCCAACCAAGAAGACGACTGTTCAGGCAACGTAATGCGAGTTGTCGAGATGGTCTGTCCAGCCGCAGGCATCCCAGGCGACTCTGCAGTATGAAAATCCTTACCCCATGCTTCCTTGTTTACGATTTCAATCTGAATCGCATTTTCCGGACACGCATTCACACATGCAGGCTCTCGTCCATCCAGCAGACGACCACGACACATGTCACATTTCCCCACCACTCCACGCTCCGCATTGAACTGCGGAACGCTATAGGGGCAATTCCACACACAGTATTGACAACCGATGCATGCATCCGTTGAATGCAACACAATCCCCGTGAGCGGATCTTTGGTATACGCATTGACTGGACAACCGCGCAGACAGTCCGCACTGAGACAGTGATTGCAGCCCATCGAAAGATAAGTGCGCTGCGTGTTCGGATAGACGCCGCCCTCCAGTTCGCCAACACGTCGCCACTGGATATGCGCCGGGTTGCCATTCTGCTCGTTACACGCCACCTCACACGAACGGCAGCCGATGCACTTCGTCATATCGAAGTGGAAGCGATATTGCTCTCCTGCCTCAAGCTGCCGCGATGGAATCAGAGCCTGAGCAAGCTCTGGTGACGCGCCATTTGCGACGAGCGTCATTCGCACCAAATCGGCGCTCTCTGCTTCCATCGCAATTTCTTGAAGAGGAAGAGGCATAGGTGTTAGTACACGTCCCGGTGATAGCGGTTTTCGTCATGCAGCGCGGAAACATATTCCTGTGCTGCCTCATTTGTTAGGTTGCCGTGCATCGACACAATCCGATGCAGTGCGACATCCACATCCTTCGCCATACGACTCGCATCGCCACAGACGTACAAGGACGCACCATCATTCAGCCATCGAAATAGCTCGGCGCCGGATTCAAGCATTCGATCCTGCACATACACTTTGTGCGCCTGGTCACGAGAGAACGCAGTATCGAAACGAGTCAGATGGCCGTCGTCAACGAAGGACTTCATCTCGCAGCAATACAGAAAGTCCGTCTCTGCGCTGCGCTCTCCGAAAAACAACCAATTCTTCCCGGTATGCCCAAGTGCGCGACGCTCATGAAGAAATGCACGGAAGGGTGCAACACCCGTTCCGGGACCAATCATGATGATTGGGGCCTCGGAATTCTTCGGTAGACGAAAGCGCTTGTTGGGATGCAGATAAATCGGCACTCGGGCGCCGATCTCCATTCTCTGTCCCAGCATCGTGGACGCCACACCACCCCGGTCACGGCCGTGCGCGGTGTAGTTCACGACCCCAATTGTGCAGTGCAGCTCCCGCCCATGCGCAGTGGGACTAGACGAGATGGAATACAGTCGAGGCGTAAGCCGTGGCAAAAGTTCGACCAGTTCGGCCGCGTTCGAAAGCACTCCTGGATAAGCATGCAGAAGATCAATCAACCCACGCCCATAAAGGTATGTCTCCAGTTCCCCCGTCTCTGCAATGAGAAGCGTGGAAAGCGTCTGACATTCGGCCTTCTCTGCAAACCGTTGGACTACTTTGCGCGTCAACTTCGTGATTTGAAGATGATGCCGAAGGAGCTGTTCTACTGTGAGTGGTCCCGACTTAGGAAGAATGGCCGTATCACTCGGTGAAAAACTGAGTAGCTCGAGAATCTCATCCACAAGCGCGGGATCGTTCTCAGCCAACACACCACATGCATCCCCGGCTTC contains the following coding sequences:
- a CDS encoding molybdopterin oxidoreductase family protein, encoding MKISQRVMRALGLDTAKKKYAYGNDPVFGHISESRVADQWTKTTCGYCSVGCGMLVGTRDGKAVAVRGNPDHPVNLGKLCPKGLSEHQMIDTPGRARVPLLRRGGKGSPLEPISWDEALDVMVARITGLQRTYGSDTLGVIGTGQLLTEEFFTLGKLVQLGFRSRNYDGNTTLCMSSAVSGYKLSFGSDGPPGSYADMEHADVVLLVGSNIADNHPILCNRLRKRPGQVLIVADPRVTKTAMMADIHLPVKPRSDIALLNGIAHILLRDGMIDEAFLESHTEGLDELRRFVAEFTPETVARTTGLTVETIENIAFLYGTASSAFIGWTMGVNHSTQGSVTVAAINNLALLTGKIGQLGSAPFSITGQCNAMGTRESGFTSGMPGYRKFDSAKDRAELAVLWNIDEEELPKSRGLAYPDIIEAALDKRVRALWFIATNPVVSFPNVKLLTQALSTAEFVVVQDGFYPTPTMDYADLVLPAAIWGEKEGTYTNSERRVSKVNAFVAPPGEARSDFDIFLSIAERLGVRERLFSGWISSHDAWLEWQRVSAGRLCDYSAFTWAQLEEQGGAQWGGTSLYRDGVFPYDGGRAKLHCVPCLPFSEQPDKEFDFILNTGRTVEHWHTRTKTGAVPQLDRMVPNAWLEMNPIDADRLSLRQHDRIALVSRRARVEGIELRITGIVAPGQVFMPFHFAEQNSNLVTLGAFDPISREPNFKQCAVRVERSR
- a CDS encoding diflavin oxidoreductase yields the protein MKVVTPFIPEDAPFSAEQRAWLNKLLADLFPKPLSTEPPVSFRVSVYFASQSGTAERLAKKMSKLLKEAGHAPKVQSVESLSLSALAQETYALFFASTYGDGEPPENACVFRDALFSDNAPRLQALRYAVFCLGDRAYEHFCQFGIELDDRLNSLGASRITARVESDLDVDTAFSAWSSQFLKAFCDFGPKSSEAAQVTTSPAAANLTHTRENPYHAPLVDKRLLTHPSSSKQTVHVGFDLTDAELQYEAGDACGVLAENDPALVDEILELLSFSPSDTAILPKSGPLTVEQLLRHHLQITKLTRKVVQRFAEKAECQTLSTLLIAETGELETYLYGRGLIDLLHAYPGVLSNAAELVELLPRLTPRLYSISSSPTAHGRELHCTIGVVNYTAHGRDRGGVASTMLGQRMEIGARVPIYLHPNKRFRLPKNSEAPIIMIGPGTGVAPFRAFLHERRALGHTGKNWLFFGERSAETDFLYCCEMKSFVDDGHLTRFDTAFSRDQAHKVYVQDRMLESGAELFRWLNDGASLYVCGDASRMAKDVDVALHRIVSMHGNLTNEAAQEYVSALHDENRYHRDVY
- a CDS encoding DmsC/YnfH family molybdoenzyme membrane anchor subunit, with the protein product MEAESADLVRMTLVANGASPELAQALIPSRQLEAGEQYRFHFDMTKCIGCRSCEVACNEQNGNPAHIQWRRVGELEGGVYPNTQRTYLSMGCNHCLSADCLRGCPVNAYTKDPLTGIVLHSTDACIGCQYCVWNCPYSVPQFNAERGVVGKCDMCRGRLLDGREPACVNACPENAIQIEIVNKEAWGKDFHTAESPGMPAAGQTISTTRITLPEQSSSWLERVDTGSIHLEHAHPSLIAMTTVMQASFGALAVMTLAHELSAAVLTSLWLLTTFALNVSVFHLGRPAYAWRAIRMWRRSWLSREVLCFGLFYGSVTACAAAAWLREFQWAITPLAYCGILLGMCGTLASAALYLVKARPSWNTIHTPVDFLVSAAYLGSLVADVMTRGFVLHRNLVLVFAVLWGLNQSIRIARLRSANLFERRASYNLLRGEQLVYWVALAFLSAGASVLFAYAPLPWLALFAGTVTVVIGRYLFFVSVVPLSMGLTFIGSRAEVA